The genomic stretch TTTAGCTATGCATGGGGAATCGGAAAGTCATCTAAAATCTATGCCCAAAACAATGTCATTGACGTACCGGGACTGTCAGCTGCTAAAACGATCAGCGTATTCAGCGGGGGAACGGCTTTATATGACTCCGGCACGTTGCTGAACGGCACACAGATCAACGCATCGGCTGCAAACGGGCTGAGCTCTTCTGTCGGCTGGACGCCGTCTCTGCATGGATCGATTGATGCTTCTGCTAATGTGAAATCAAATGTTATAAATCAAGCGGGTGCGGGTAAATTAAATTAAGAAAGTGAAAAACACAAAGGGTGCTAACCTTTGTGTTTTTTAATTAATTAAAATGTTTATTAACTTAGTTAAGGAGTAGAATGGAAAAGGGGATCGGAAAACAAGTATATAGGAGGAGACCTATTTATGGCTTCAGAAAAAGACGCAGGAAAACAGTCAGCAGTAAAGCTTGTTCCATTGCTTATTACTGTCGCTGTGGGACTAATCATCTGGTTTATTCCCGCTCCGTCCGGACTTGAACCTAAAGCTTGGCATTTGTTTGCGATTTTTGTCGCAACAATTATCGGCTTTATCTCCAAGCCCTTGCCAATGGGTGCAATTGCAATTTTTGCATTGGCGGTTACTGCACTAACTGGAACACTATCAATTGAGGATACATTAAGCGGATTCGGGAATAAGACCATTTGGCTTATCGTTATCGCATTCTTTATTTCCCGGGGATTTATCAAAACCGGTCTCGGTGCGAGAATTTCGTATGTATTCGTTCAGAAATTCGGAAAAAAAACCCTTGGACTTTCTTATTCACTGCTATTCAGTGATTTAATACTTTCACCTGCTATTCCAAGTAATACGGCGCGTGCAGGAGGCATTATATTTCCTATTATCAGATCATTATCCGAAACATTCGGATCAAGCCCGGCAAATGGAACAGAGAGAAAAATCGGTGCATTCTTATTAAAAACCGGTTTTCAGGGGAATCTGATCACATCTGCTATGTTCCTGACAGCGATGGCGGCGAACCCGCTGATTGCCAAGCTGGCCCATGATGTCGCAGGGGTGGACTTAACATGGACAAGCTGGGCAATTGCCGCGATTGTACCGGGACTTGTAAGCTTAATCATCACGCCGCTTGTGATTTACAAACTGTATCCGCCGGAAATCAAAGAAACACCGGATGCGGCGAAAATCGCAACAGAAAAACTGAAAGAAATGGGACCGTTCAAAAAATCGGAGCTTTCCATGGTTATCGTGTTTCTTTTGGTGCTTGTGCTGTGGATTTTTGGCGGCAGCTTCAACATCGACGCTACCACAACCGCATTGATCGGTTTGGCCGTTCTCTTATTATCACAAGTTCTGACTTGGGATGATATCAAGAAAGAACAGGGCGCTTGGGATACGCTCACTTGGTTTGCGGCGCTTGTCATGCTCGCCAACTTCTTGAATGAATTAGGCATGGTGTCTTGGTTCAGTAATGCCATGAAATCATCCGTATCAGGGTTCTCTTGGATTGTGGCATTCATCATTTTAATTGTTGTGTATTATTACTCTCACTATTTCTTTGCAAGTGCGACAGCCCACATCAGTGCGATGTATTCAGCATTTTTGGCTGTCGTCGTGGCAGCGGGCGCACCGCCGCTTTTAGCAGCGCTGAGCCTCGCGTTCATCAGCAACCTGTTCGGGTCAACGACTCACTACGGTTCTGGAGCGGCTCCGGTCTTCTTCGGAGCAGGCTACATCCCGCAAGGCAAATGGTGGTCCATCGGATTTATCCTGTCGATTGTTCATATCATCGTATGGCTTGTGATCGGCGGATTATGGTGGAAAGTACTAGGAATATGGTAGAAAGAAAAAGGCAGACGCGGTCTGCCTTTTTTTATTTTCACTCCTTCGTAAGAAAATGGATTTTGAAAAATGAGAAAATTCCCTGTGAAAAATGGTATGATCTAGGTAGAAAGGACGGCTGGTGCTGTGGTGAAAAAGCGGTTCCATTTTTCCCTGCAAACAAAAATAATGGGGCTGATTGCGGCTCTGCTGGTCTTTGTCATTGGTGTGCTGACCATTACGTTAGCCGTTCAGCATACACAGGGAGAACGGAGACAGGCAGAGCAGCTGGCGGTTCAAACGGCGAGAACCATTTCCTATATGCCGCCGGTTAAAGAGCTCATTGAGAGAAAAGACGGACATGCGGCTCAGACGCAAGAGGTCATTGAACAAATGAAAGAACAGACTGGTGCGTTTGCCATTTATGTTTTGAACGAAAAAGGAGACATTCGCAGCGCCTCTGGAAAAAGCGGATTAAAGAAACTGGAGCGCAGCAGAGAAATTTTGTTTGGCGGTTCGCATGTTTCTGAAACAAAAGCGGATGGACGAAGAGTGATCAGAGGGAGCGCGCCGATTATAAAAGAACAGAAGGGATACAGCCAAGTGATCGGCAGCGTGTCTGTTGATTTTCTGCAAACGGAGACAGAGCAAAGCATCAAAAAGCATTTGAGAAATTTGAGTGTGATTGCTGTGCTTGTACTGCTGCTCGGATT from Bacillus subtilis subsp. subtilis str. 168 encodes the following:
- the maeS gene encoding malate (2-oxoglutarate) transporter (Evidence 1a: Function from experimental evidences in the studied strain; PubMedId: 12949159, 15849754, 16850406, 25651892, 28436820; Product type t : transporter), encoding MASEKDAGKQSAVKLVPLLITVAVGLIIWFIPAPSGLEPKAWHLFAIFVATIIGFISKPLPMGAIAIFALAVTALTGTLSIEDTLSGFGNKTIWLIVIAFFISRGFIKTGLGARISYVFVQKFGKKTLGLSYSLLFSDLILSPAIPSNTARAGGIIFPIIRSLSETFGSSPANGTERKIGAFLLKTGFQGNLITSAMFLTAMAANPLIAKLAHDVAGVDLTWTSWAIAAIVPGLVSLIITPLVIYKLYPPEIKETPDAAKIATEKLKEMGPFKKSELSMVIVFLLVLVLWIFGGSFNIDATTTALIGLAVLLLSQVLTWDDIKKEQGAWDTLTWFAALVMLANFLNELGMVSWFSNAMKSSVSGFSWIVAFIILIVVYYYSHYFFASATAHISAMYSAFLAVVVAAGAPPLLAALSLAFISNLFGSTTHYGSGAAPVFFGAGYIPQGKWWSIGFILSIVHIIVWLVIGGLWWKVLGIW